One segment of Variovorax sp. V93 DNA contains the following:
- a CDS encoding ATP-binding protein, translating to MIPRQPALHFDLPSHSPRRWRGLPRWCGALALVAAAAFAGHHFAMQNGLARLSEAADHRLDMLATGLDADLARFEYLPALLEMTPIVPALLGTPSDAPLRDAVNRYLDGVNAAAGAEMLYVLDSAGTSLAASDWNRPGTTVGQDLSFRPYVIDALGQGKGRFYGVGITSRKPGYYLSYALRRGQPSRGVVAVKVNLEESERAWRKLPGDVALIDQRGVVILATREDLKFRPMLPLDAQQRAEVQRSRPYGEAGLQPLQWTLKETLARDVRVIALDGIDQLASTRSLRGAPWQLMALDDLAPVRVGARNAAITASLAMAVLLLVAVTLWQRRRAVRQKLANQAALQAAHDTLESTVVARTAQLRAAQGELVHAGKMAALGQMSAGVVHELNQPLTAMRTLSESAAILLDKNRLDDVRGNLQRIRDMVDRLARLTSQLKTFAHKSELPLAAVPVARAVADAQAIVAEAIKKNGVAFEVDVQPAALSVMAEEAALGSVLVNLMRNAIDAMQASPRRRLRLEARPQEGRVLLRVNDTGPGIPSHILPRLFEPFVSSKPAGTGLGLGLAISAQLVRAMDGTLRAANLPEGGASFIADLPAAVQAVLIPTPTGVINK from the coding sequence ATGATTCCACGGCAGCCGGCACTGCACTTCGACTTGCCTTCCCACAGCCCGAGACGGTGGCGCGGCCTGCCGCGCTGGTGCGGCGCACTGGCGCTGGTGGCCGCGGCCGCCTTTGCGGGGCATCACTTCGCCATGCAGAACGGCCTCGCGCGGCTGAGCGAGGCGGCCGACCACCGGCTCGACATGCTTGCCACAGGGCTCGATGCCGACCTGGCCCGTTTCGAGTACCTGCCCGCGCTGCTGGAGATGACGCCCATCGTCCCCGCACTGCTCGGCACGCCCTCGGATGCACCGCTGCGCGATGCGGTCAACCGCTACCTCGACGGCGTCAACGCCGCCGCCGGCGCAGAAATGCTCTACGTGCTGGACTCGGCCGGCACCTCGCTGGCCGCTTCCGACTGGAACCGGCCCGGCACCACCGTTGGCCAGGACCTGTCGTTCCGGCCCTACGTGATCGATGCGCTGGGGCAGGGCAAGGGCCGCTTCTACGGCGTCGGCATCACCAGCCGCAAGCCCGGCTACTACCTCTCGTATGCCTTGCGCCGCGGCCAGCCCTCGCGCGGCGTGGTCGCCGTGAAGGTGAACCTGGAGGAATCCGAACGCGCCTGGCGCAAGCTGCCGGGCGACGTGGCGCTGATCGACCAGCGCGGCGTGGTGATCCTCGCCACCCGCGAAGACCTCAAGTTCCGGCCGATGCTGCCGCTCGACGCCCAGCAGCGGGCCGAGGTGCAGCGCTCGCGCCCCTACGGCGAGGCCGGCCTGCAGCCGCTGCAATGGACGCTGAAGGAGACGCTGGCGCGCGATGTGAGGGTCATCGCGCTCGACGGCATCGACCAGCTGGCCTCCACGCGCTCGCTGCGCGGTGCGCCGTGGCAGCTGATGGCGCTCGACGACCTGGCGCCGGTGCGCGTGGGCGCGCGCAACGCCGCCATCACCGCGAGCCTCGCAATGGCGGTGCTGTTGCTGGTGGCCGTGACGCTGTGGCAGCGCCGCCGCGCCGTGCGGCAGAAACTGGCCAACCAGGCGGCGCTGCAGGCGGCGCACGACACGCTCGAGTCGACCGTGGTGGCGCGCACCGCACAGCTGCGCGCCGCCCAGGGCGAGCTGGTGCATGCCGGCAAGATGGCGGCGCTGGGCCAGATGTCGGCCGGCGTGGTGCACGAACTGAACCAGCCGCTCACCGCGATGCGCACGCTCTCGGAGAGCGCCGCCATCCTGCTCGACAAGAACCGCCTGGACGACGTGCGTGGCAACCTGCAGCGCATCCGGGACATGGTCGACCGCCTGGCGCGCCTGACCTCGCAGCTCAAGACCTTCGCGCACAAGAGCGAACTTCCGCTCGCGGCGGTGCCGGTGGCGCGAGCCGTGGCCGACGCGCAGGCCATCGTGGCCGAGGCCATCAAGAAGAACGGCGTCGCCTTCGAAGTCGACGTGCAGCCCGCGGCGCTGAGCGTGATGGCCGAAGAGGCCGCGCTGGGCAGCGTGCTCGTCAACCTGATGCGCAACGCCATCGACGCCATGCAGGCCTCGCCCCGGCGCAGGCTGCGGCTCGAGGCGCGGCCGCAAGAGGGCCGGGTGCTGCTGCGGGTGAACGACACCGGACCGGGCATTCCATCCCACATCCTGCCGCGCCTGTTCGAGCCCTTCGTCAGCAGCAAGCCGGCCGGCACGGGCCTCGGGCTCGGGCTCGCGATCTCGGCACAATTGGTGCGCGCCATGGACGGCACGCTGCGTGCGGCCAACCTGCCGGAAGGCGGCGCCTCCTTCATCGCCGACCTTCCGGCCGCCGTGCAGGCCGTTCTTATTCCCACCCCCACAGGAGTGATCAACAAGTGA
- a CDS encoding sigma-54 dependent transcriptional regulator — MSEAPAIRVMLVEDDEDVRISTTQVLTLAGFEVESFASVERARSHISFGVPAIVVCDVRLPGLSGAEWLPELHGIDAELPVILVTGHGHIAMAVQAMREGAYDFIEKPFSSERLVAIVRHAIERRQLSLQVRALRDALENWNGIQSVLIGRSAQMQLVRRTVMTLAETSADVLVYGETGTGKELVARCLHEHSERRRQHFVPLNCGGLPEALAESELFGHEAGAFTSANRVRVGKFEYANGGTLFLDEIESMPMAVQIKLLRALQERSIERIGSNKAIAFDCRVVAASKEDLKDMSDRQKFRADLYYRLGVAFIELPPLRERREDIPLLFEHFTLLAASRYGRAAPLPTNAQLADLMAYAWPGNVRELRNVADRFVLGLLGERLTQTRGTGEGLPALPRALPQQVESFERAVIVEALRKHQGDQPATAASLAIARQTLHDKLRKLGIAAEEFKSP, encoded by the coding sequence GTGAGCGAAGCCCCTGCCATCCGGGTGATGCTGGTCGAGGACGACGAAGACGTCCGCATCAGCACGACCCAGGTGCTGACCCTGGCCGGTTTCGAGGTCGAATCCTTTGCGAGCGTCGAACGCGCGCGCAGCCACATCAGCTTCGGCGTGCCGGCCATCGTGGTCTGCGACGTGCGCCTGCCAGGCCTGAGCGGCGCCGAATGGCTGCCCGAGCTGCACGGCATCGATGCCGAGCTGCCCGTGATCCTGGTCACCGGCCACGGCCATATCGCGATGGCGGTGCAGGCCATGCGCGAGGGCGCCTACGACTTCATCGAGAAGCCCTTCAGCTCCGAGCGGCTGGTGGCCATCGTGCGCCACGCCATCGAGCGCCGGCAGCTTTCGCTGCAGGTGCGCGCGCTGCGCGATGCGCTGGAGAACTGGAACGGCATCCAGTCGGTGCTGATCGGCCGGTCGGCCCAGATGCAGCTGGTGCGCCGCACCGTGATGACGCTCGCCGAAACCTCGGCCGACGTGCTGGTCTACGGCGAAACCGGCACCGGCAAGGAACTCGTCGCGCGCTGCCTGCACGAGCACAGCGAACGCCGCCGCCAGCATTTCGTTCCGCTCAACTGCGGCGGCCTGCCCGAGGCGCTGGCCGAGAGCGAGCTGTTCGGCCACGAGGCCGGCGCCTTCACCAGCGCCAACCGCGTGCGCGTGGGCAAGTTCGAATATGCCAATGGCGGCACGCTCTTCCTCGACGAGATCGAGAGCATGCCGATGGCCGTGCAGATCAAGCTGCTGCGCGCGCTGCAGGAGCGCAGCATCGAGCGCATCGGCTCCAACAAGGCCATTGCCTTCGACTGCCGCGTGGTGGCCGCAAGCAAGGAGGACCTGAAGGACATGAGCGACCGCCAGAAGTTCAGGGCCGACCTGTACTACCGGCTCGGCGTCGCCTTCATCGAGCTGCCGCCGCTGCGCGAGCGACGCGAAGACATTCCCCTGCTGTTCGAGCACTTCACGCTGCTGGCCGCGAGCCGCTACGGGCGTGCGGCGCCACTGCCCACCAACGCCCAGCTGGCCGACCTGATGGCCTACGCGTGGCCGGGCAACGTGCGCGAGCTGCGCAACGTGGCCGACCGCTTCGTCCTGGGCCTGCTCGGCGAGCGCCTGACGCAGACCCGCGGCACCGGCGAGGGCTTGCCGGCGCTGCCGCGCGCGCTGCCGCAGCAGGTGGAATCCTTCGAGCGCGCGGTGATCGTCGAGGCGCTGCGCAAGCACCAGGGCGACCAGCCGGCCACGGCGGCCTCGCTCGCCATCGCACGGCAGACGCTGCACGACAAGCTGCGCAAGCTCGGCATCGCGGCGGAAGAGTTCAAGTCCCCGTAA
- a CDS encoding NAD(P)/FAD-dependent oxidoreductase: MNTETIAIVGAGQAGGWAAQTLRSEGFAGRVVLVGDEPHRPYERPPLSKAVLAGDAQADTTHLLKPEAFDALRIDWRPNVGATFIDRAAKQLHLTQGAHVSYDKLILCSGGRARRLDIPGADLPGVFSLRSIEDAAALGAALLAGKRLLVVGGGWIGLEVAATARKKGMEVTVVEAMGRLCERTVPPEISGYLLQLHIAHGVDVRLGTGIERLAQNARGGLTASFTDGREIECDAVLIGVGLVPNDELAREAGLACDGGVLVDSQCRSSDPDILAAGDVAAWQCEWAGRRMRLESWQNAQEQGIAAARAALGIAVNHQPLPWFWSDQYEVNLQIFGMPTPAHDVVVRGDRNSGSFVMFFLDAGKVVAALGPNAARDLRFARRLIERRTRVDAAQLADLQVPLAKL; encoded by the coding sequence ATGAATACCGAAACCATCGCCATCGTGGGCGCCGGCCAGGCCGGCGGCTGGGCCGCGCAGACGCTGCGCAGCGAGGGTTTCGCGGGGCGCGTGGTGCTGGTCGGCGACGAGCCGCATCGTCCCTACGAGCGCCCGCCGCTGTCCAAGGCGGTGCTCGCCGGGGACGCGCAGGCGGACACGACCCACCTGCTGAAACCGGAAGCCTTCGATGCGCTTCGCATCGACTGGCGGCCGAACGTCGGCGCGACCTTCATCGACCGGGCCGCGAAGCAGCTCCACCTGACGCAGGGAGCGCATGTTTCCTACGACAAGCTGATTCTCTGCAGCGGCGGCCGGGCGCGCCGCCTGGATATCCCGGGCGCGGACCTGCCCGGCGTCTTCAGCTTGCGCAGCATCGAGGATGCGGCGGCGCTCGGTGCCGCGCTGTTGGCCGGCAAGCGGCTGCTCGTCGTCGGGGGCGGCTGGATCGGACTCGAAGTGGCTGCGACGGCCCGCAAGAAAGGCATGGAGGTGACCGTCGTGGAAGCGATGGGCCGGCTGTGCGAGCGCACCGTTCCGCCGGAAATCTCCGGCTACCTGCTGCAGCTCCACATCGCGCACGGCGTCGATGTCCGGCTCGGCACCGGCATCGAACGCCTGGCGCAGAACGCGCGGGGCGGTCTCACGGCGTCATTCACCGATGGGCGCGAGATCGAATGCGACGCGGTCCTCATCGGTGTCGGCCTGGTCCCCAACGACGAGCTCGCGCGCGAGGCTGGCCTGGCATGCGATGGCGGCGTGCTGGTCGATTCGCAGTGCCGCTCCTCCGATCCCGACATCCTGGCCGCGGGCGACGTGGCTGCATGGCAGTGCGAATGGGCGGGGCGCCGGATGCGGCTCGAATCGTGGCAGAACGCCCAGGAGCAGGGCATTGCCGCTGCGCGCGCGGCGCTCGGCATCGCGGTGAACCACCAGCCGCTGCCCTGGTTCTGGTCGGACCAGTACGAGGTCAACCTGCAGATCTTCGGCATGCCCACGCCGGCACACGATGTGGTCGTGCGCGGCGACCGCAATTCCGGCAGCTTCGTGATGTTCTTCCTGGACGCCGGCAAGGTCGTTGCGGCGCTGGGCCCCAATGCCGCGCGCGACCTGCGATTTGCGCGGCGGCTGATCGAGCGCCGCACCCGCGTCGATGCCGCGCAGCTCGCCGACCTGCAGGTGCCGCTCGCCAAGCTTTGA
- a CDS encoding non-heme iron oxygenase ferredoxin subunit, whose amino-acid sequence MSDSQWTEAAAVDEVPADDVVGMQVGGRDIALYNVDGQIYATDNVCTHGHARLCEGFLEGHEIECPLHQGKFDVRNGKPTCAPVTEAIRAYPVKIDAGRVFLSLG is encoded by the coding sequence ATGAGCGATTCCCAATGGACCGAGGCCGCAGCGGTCGACGAAGTACCCGCCGACGATGTCGTCGGCATGCAGGTCGGCGGGCGCGACATCGCGCTGTACAACGTGGACGGCCAGATCTACGCGACCGACAACGTGTGCACCCACGGCCATGCGCGCCTGTGCGAGGGCTTCCTCGAAGGCCACGAGATCGAGTGCCCGCTGCACCAGGGCAAGTTCGACGTGCGCAATGGAAAGCCGACCTGCGCGCCCGTGACCGAGGCGATCCGCGCATACCCGGTGAAGATCGATGCGGGCCGGGTGTTTCTCTCGCTCGGTTGA
- a CDS encoding aromatic-ring-hydroxylating dioxygenase subunit beta, translating to MNFQDYFELTQLYARYAQAVSSGQWELWPEFFTDDCSYRLQPRENHERGFPLATLSFESKGMLKDRVYGIRETLFHDPYYQRHVVGTPLVLKAEADRFECEANYAVFRTKLSELSSVFNVGRYIDVVVRTAEGLKFASRQVIYDSEMIPNSVIYPL from the coding sequence ATGAACTTCCAGGACTACTTCGAGCTGACCCAGCTCTATGCCCGCTACGCCCAGGCGGTGAGTTCCGGCCAATGGGAACTCTGGCCGGAATTCTTCACGGACGACTGCAGCTACCGCCTGCAGCCGCGCGAGAACCACGAGCGCGGCTTTCCGCTGGCCACGCTGTCGTTCGAAAGCAAGGGCATGCTGAAGGACCGCGTCTACGGCATCCGCGAGACCCTGTTCCACGACCCCTACTACCAGCGCCACGTGGTCGGGACGCCGCTCGTGCTGAAGGCCGAGGCGGACCGCTTCGAGTGCGAGGCCAACTACGCGGTGTTCCGCACCAAGCTGTCCGAACTCTCGAGCGTCTTCAATGTGGGCCGCTACATCGATGTGGTCGTGCGTACCGCCGAGGGGCTGAAGTTTGCCTCGCGCCAGGTCATCTACGACAGCGAAATGATCCCCAACTCCGTCATCTATCCCCTCTGA
- a CDS encoding aromatic ring-hydroxylating dioxygenase subunit alpha has product MDDTSAVFPQQIRWEDKGTSRIPFMAYTDADQHRQELERLFYRGHWCYVGLEAEIPEVGDFKRTVIGERSVIMVRDAEGSISVVENVCAHRGMQFCRERHGNRKAGGFTCPYHQWNYSLGGDLQGVPFRRGVKQDGKVNGGMPADFKPAEHGLNKLKVATRGGVVFASFDAQVESLEDFMGPEILGYFDRLFNGRKLTILGYNRQRIPGNWKLMQENIKDPYHPGLLHTWFVTFGLWRADNKSELKMDRHHRHAAMISTRGASGKADQVTQVSSFKESMKLNDDRFLDIVPEPWWRGPTAVMMTLFPSVIFQQQVNSVSTRHIQPSGPGAFDFVWTHFGFEDDDDAMTLRRLRQANLFGPAGFVSADDGEVIELSQKGFEQKPFHRTLAELGGREVGDTDHMVTETLIRGMYEYWRKVMEA; this is encoded by the coding sequence ATGGACGACACATCGGCCGTTTTCCCGCAGCAGATCCGCTGGGAAGACAAGGGCACGAGCCGCATTCCCTTCATGGCCTACACCGACGCCGACCAGCACCGGCAGGAGCTCGAACGCCTTTTCTACCGGGGCCACTGGTGCTACGTGGGCTTGGAGGCCGAGATTCCCGAGGTCGGCGACTTCAAGCGCACGGTGATCGGCGAGCGCTCGGTGATCATGGTCCGGGATGCGGAAGGCTCCATCAGCGTGGTGGAAAACGTATGCGCGCACCGGGGCATGCAGTTCTGCCGCGAGCGCCATGGCAACCGCAAGGCCGGCGGGTTCACCTGTCCCTATCACCAGTGGAACTACTCGCTGGGCGGCGACCTGCAGGGCGTGCCCTTTCGCCGCGGCGTGAAGCAGGACGGCAAGGTCAATGGCGGAATGCCGGCCGACTTCAAGCCGGCCGAGCACGGCCTCAACAAGCTCAAGGTCGCCACGCGCGGCGGCGTCGTGTTCGCGTCCTTCGATGCACAGGTGGAATCACTCGAGGACTTCATGGGCCCGGAAATCCTGGGCTACTTCGACCGGCTGTTCAACGGCCGCAAGCTCACGATCCTCGGCTACAACCGCCAGCGCATTCCCGGCAACTGGAAGCTGATGCAGGAGAACATCAAGGACCCGTACCACCCGGGCCTGCTGCACACCTGGTTCGTCACCTTCGGGCTCTGGCGCGCCGACAACAAGTCGGAGCTGAAGATGGACCGCCATCACCGCCACGCCGCGATGATCTCGACCCGCGGCGCGAGCGGCAAGGCCGACCAGGTCACACAGGTGTCGAGCTTCAAGGAAAGCATGAAGCTCAACGACGACCGCTTCCTGGACATCGTGCCCGAGCCGTGGTGGCGCGGCCCGACGGCGGTGATGATGACGCTGTTCCCGAGCGTGATCTTCCAGCAGCAGGTCAACAGCGTCTCGACCCGGCATATCCAGCCGAGCGGCCCGGGCGCCTTCGATTTCGTCTGGACGCACTTCGGCTTCGAGGACGACGACGACGCCATGACCTTGCGGCGGCTGCGCCAGGCCAATCTCTTCGGACCGGCGGGCTTCGTTTCGGCCGACGATGGCGAGGTGATCGAGCTTTCGCAGAAAGGCTTCGAACAGAAACCTTTCCACCGCACGCTCGCCGAACTCGGCGGACGCGAAGTCGGCGACACGGACCACATGGTCACCGAGACGCTGATCCGGGGCATGTACGAATACTGGCGCAAGGTCATGGAGGCTTGA
- a CDS encoding LysR family transcriptional regulator, whose product MELKDIDLNLLVVFNQLLIDRRVSKAAANLGLSQPGVSNALARLRKLTDDPLFLRTPKGMEPTPFAEQLAAPTASALQTIHAAINQRSSFEPATSTRAFTIGMTDIGEIYFLPKLMKELARVAPGLSISTVRNTAVNLQDEMESGHVTLAIGLLPQLKSGYFQRRLFKQHYVCMFRRGHALDKRQISLAEFSKADHVVVVSEGTGHGKADELLSRKKIVRKVVLTVPHYVAVGHILHGSDLVATVPERLAQALAGPFGLSYVRHPARLPEIAISLFWHGRYHRDPAVAWLRALIVRLHGEGVPG is encoded by the coding sequence GTGGAGCTCAAGGACATCGACCTCAACCTGCTGGTGGTGTTCAACCAGCTGCTGATCGACCGACGGGTGTCGAAGGCGGCGGCGAATCTGGGCCTCTCGCAGCCCGGCGTGAGCAACGCGCTGGCGCGCCTGCGCAAGCTCACCGACGACCCGCTGTTTCTTCGAACGCCCAAGGGCATGGAACCCACGCCCTTCGCCGAGCAGCTGGCCGCGCCGACCGCGAGCGCCCTGCAGACGATCCATGCCGCCATCAACCAGCGGAGCTCGTTCGAGCCGGCCACGTCGACGCGCGCCTTCACCATCGGCATGACCGACATCGGGGAGATCTATTTCCTGCCCAAGCTGATGAAGGAGCTGGCGCGCGTGGCGCCGGGCCTCTCGATCAGCACCGTTCGCAACACGGCGGTCAATCTCCAGGACGAGATGGAATCCGGCCACGTCACCCTGGCCATCGGCTTGCTGCCGCAGCTCAAGAGCGGCTATTTCCAGCGGCGGCTGTTCAAGCAGCACTACGTCTGCATGTTCCGCCGGGGCCATGCGCTCGACAAGCGCCAGATCTCGCTGGCCGAGTTCTCGAAGGCCGATCACGTGGTCGTGGTCTCGGAGGGAACCGGCCACGGCAAGGCGGATGAGCTTCTCAGCCGCAAGAAGATCGTGCGCAAGGTTGTCCTGACGGTGCCGCACTACGTGGCGGTCGGCCATATCCTGCACGGCTCCGACCTCGTGGCGACGGTGCCCGAGCGGCTCGCCCAGGCCCTGGCCGGTCCGTTCGGCCTGTCCTATGTGCGCCATCCGGCCAGGCTGCCCGAGATTGCGATCAGCCTGTTCTGGCACGGCCGCTATCACCGGGACCCCGCCGTGGCGTGGCTGCGCGCCTTGATCGTGCGGCTTCACGGGGAGGGTGTGCCCGGCTGA
- a CDS encoding gamma-glutamylcyclotransferase, which yields MRYPGPRENDRDGSKAAIEPVRVTREGLLDDAFMAQVYAQLPVGVRLRTAEELEASIEGVLSRHDGNAAVHVFGYGSLMWNPAVEHTGVHPAKVHGWHRSFCLRSIVGRGSQEHPGLMLALDRGGACQGLLLQIEPRKARDELRVLWRREMLTEVYQARWVTAHAEGRPVRAITFAVDRSHPRYTKALSLHEMARMINTGAGSLGSCREYFDATLRKLEALGIRDVGMERLRSAVG from the coding sequence ATGCGTTATCCCGGCCCGCGCGAGAACGACCGAGATGGATCGAAGGCGGCGATCGAGCCCGTGCGGGTCACCCGCGAAGGGCTCCTCGATGACGCCTTCATGGCGCAGGTCTATGCGCAGCTCCCGGTGGGCGTGCGGCTGCGCACCGCGGAGGAACTGGAAGCGTCCATCGAAGGCGTGCTGTCGCGGCACGATGGCAATGCAGCCGTTCATGTGTTCGGATATGGATCGCTGATGTGGAACCCCGCGGTGGAGCACACCGGCGTGCATCCGGCGAAAGTCCACGGTTGGCACCGCTCCTTCTGCCTGCGCTCGATCGTCGGGCGAGGCTCGCAGGAGCACCCCGGACTGATGCTCGCCCTCGACCGGGGCGGCGCGTGCCAGGGATTGCTGTTGCAGATCGAGCCGCGCAAGGCGCGCGATGAGCTGCGGGTGCTCTGGCGAAGGGAGATGCTGACCGAGGTGTACCAGGCCCGGTGGGTGACCGCCCATGCGGAGGGCCGGCCGGTGCGCGCAATCACCTTTGCGGTCGACCGATCCCATCCACGCTACACGAAGGCGCTCTCCCTGCACGAGATGGCCCGGATGATCAACACGGGAGCGGGCAGCCTCGGCAGCTGCCGCGAGTACTTCGACGCCACGCTTCGAAAGCTCGAGGCGCTCGGCATACGCGACGTGGGGATGGAGCGGCTGCGCAGCGCCGTGGGCTGA
- a CDS encoding AMP-binding protein → MDQRIWHASYPAGLPRDLVYGEHETLATLLEGAFARNAGRPAVTCNGESLTFAELEQASARFAAFLQAAGLQPGDRVALLLPNHLLYPVALAAIARAGFVGVTMNPLYTAREVAYQLADSGAAALVVADPFAGLAAEAIERTEVRHVVTAPMQDLRRSLLAPAGDRPMSARGSDVHLVPLHTAIASVQDAGFSAAQVRPSDLAFLQYTGGTTGVSKGACLTHRNVLASVLQMQSWLRLNLEFQNFELVTPLPLYHIFPLGMALMALASGGHNRLVMNPRDTKALCAELRRAPFDVLIGVNTMFNGMVNLPELSSVDFSRCGMVIGAGASIQAAVARKWEAAGGPPITEAYGLTETSPSATFNAPGCNGTIGVPVPSTDVMIVDDAGEPVAPGAPGELLIKGPQVFAGYWKREEETRMAFTGDGWFRTGDVVTMDAQGLMTIVDRKKDMILVSGFNVYPNEIEGVVALHPEVLECACVGVPDERSGEVPHLFVVRRSPGLQADQVESHCRELLAPYKVPRHITFLEALPKSTVGKILRKELRAPAAA, encoded by the coding sequence GTGGATCAAAGAATCTGGCATGCGTCCTACCCGGCAGGACTGCCCCGCGACCTCGTCTACGGCGAGCACGAAACCCTTGCCACCCTGCTCGAAGGCGCCTTCGCTCGAAACGCCGGCCGGCCGGCCGTGACGTGCAACGGCGAATCACTGACCTTCGCCGAGCTCGAACAGGCATCGGCTCGCTTTGCGGCCTTCCTGCAGGCGGCAGGGCTGCAGCCCGGCGACCGCGTGGCGCTGCTGCTGCCGAACCACCTCCTCTATCCCGTTGCCTTGGCTGCGATCGCACGCGCAGGCTTCGTGGGAGTGACCATGAATCCGCTCTACACGGCCCGCGAAGTGGCGTACCAGTTGGCGGATTCCGGCGCAGCGGCGCTGGTGGTTGCCGATCCGTTCGCGGGACTCGCGGCCGAGGCCATCGAGCGGACGGAGGTGCGGCACGTCGTCACCGCGCCGATGCAGGACCTGAGGCGATCGCTGCTCGCGCCCGCCGGCGATCGGCCGATGTCGGCACGCGGCTCCGACGTGCATCTCGTCCCGCTGCACACTGCCATCGCATCGGTGCAGGATGCAGGCTTCAGCGCCGCACAGGTGCGCCCCTCAGATCTCGCGTTCCTGCAATACACGGGCGGCACGACCGGCGTATCGAAGGGCGCCTGCCTTACGCATCGCAACGTCCTGGCGAGTGTGCTGCAGATGCAGTCCTGGCTGCGGCTGAACCTCGAGTTCCAGAACTTCGAGCTGGTCACGCCGCTGCCCCTGTACCACATCTTCCCGCTCGGCATGGCGCTGATGGCGCTGGCGAGCGGCGGACACAACCGGCTCGTCATGAATCCGCGCGACACCAAGGCCCTGTGCGCCGAGTTGCGCCGGGCGCCTTTCGACGTGCTGATCGGCGTCAACACCATGTTCAACGGCATGGTGAACCTGCCCGAACTGTCGTCGGTCGACTTTTCGCGCTGCGGCATGGTCATCGGCGCCGGCGCCTCGATCCAGGCGGCGGTCGCGCGCAAGTGGGAGGCGGCGGGCGGGCCGCCGATCACCGAGGCCTATGGGCTCACGGAGACATCGCCCAGCGCCACCTTCAATGCGCCGGGCTGCAACGGCACCATCGGCGTTCCGGTGCCCTCCACCGACGTGATGATCGTCGACGACGCGGGCGAGCCGGTGGCGCCGGGCGCGCCCGGCGAGCTGCTCATCAAGGGCCCGCAGGTGTTCGCCGGCTACTGGAAGCGCGAGGAAGAAACGCGCATGGCATTCACCGGCGATGGCTGGTTCCGCACGGGCGATGTCGTCACCATGGATGCGCAGGGGCTGATGACCATCGTCGACCGCAAGAAGGACATGATCCTGGTGTCCGGATTCAACGTGTATCCGAACGAGATCGAGGGCGTGGTCGCGCTGCATCCGGAGGTGCTGGAGTGCGCCTGCGTCGGCGTGCCCGACGAGCGCTCCGGCGAAGTCCCCCACCTGTTCGTCGTACGCCGCTCGCCGGGCCTGCAGGCGGACCAGGTCGAATCGCATTGCCGCGAGCTCCTGGCGCCCTACAAGGTGCCTCGCCACATCACCTTTCTCGAGGCCTTGCCCAAATCGACCGTGGGCAAGATCCTGCGCAAGGAGCTGCGCGCACCGGCAGCGGCCTGA